Proteins encoded within one genomic window of Geotalea daltonii FRC-32:
- a CDS encoding sensor histidine kinase encodes MGQSANYGKGIKILYVEDDPLSRDLLSTMLAIRFPESELLTAENGEEGFKLCMEQNPDLVLTDIHMPRLDGIGMAEKIKVLHPGAVIIIISAHSDTRHLIRAIELGINRYILKPVDKMKLFATMENAIAGITMERELKEHQKQLRESRELLNSIIESNCDGVYIKDLEGRYLMVNTAAALMTGKYAEEIVGRDDSAIFPPETAEIFRRNDLLAIKSGNPINFVETLVDRNGETAFFLTTKGPLHDDQGNINSTFGVSRNVTDQKRYEKQIETHNAELEQRVKERTWNLEQSNREMEAFCHAISHELRAPIARLEGFHQAVSECIETRDYLDIPYYMERLGYSTQQLKAAVDALLMMYRLTKTEISLEAVNLAYLSQQVMIDLMEEYGSRTIHFDNRPETIVQGDRKLLTLCMHNLLGNALKYSSKKPESVISVGQEKRGGENIYFVRDNGAGFDMAYASNLFKPFSRLHHPTEFEGTGIGLATVQRIIEKHQGKIWAESRLNEGTTIFFTLGV; translated from the coding sequence ATGGGGCAATCGGCTAATTACGGCAAGGGAATAAAAATTCTTTATGTTGAGGATGACCCGCTCTCAAGAGACCTGTTGTCGACAATGCTCGCCATCAGGTTCCCTGAAAGCGAGCTTTTGACAGCGGAAAATGGTGAGGAAGGCTTTAAATTGTGCATGGAACAAAATCCGGATTTGGTTCTCACCGACATCCACATGCCCCGGTTGGACGGCATCGGCATGGCGGAGAAGATCAAGGTACTGCATCCCGGCGCCGTCATCATAATAATATCTGCTCACAGCGATACCCGCCATCTCATCAGGGCGATCGAGCTGGGAATAAACCGGTACATCCTGAAACCGGTCGATAAGATGAAGCTTTTTGCCACCATGGAAAATGCCATTGCGGGAATTACCATGGAAAGAGAGCTCAAAGAACATCAGAAGCAGCTCCGGGAGAGCAGGGAACTTCTTAACTCCATAATCGAAAGCAACTGCGATGGGGTTTACATAAAGGATCTCGAAGGGCGTTACCTGATGGTTAACACAGCAGCCGCGCTAATGACAGGCAAATACGCAGAGGAGATCGTCGGCCGTGACGATTCTGCCATTTTCCCTCCTGAAACGGCTGAGATTTTTCGCAGGAACGATCTTCTGGCCATCAAGAGCGGCAATCCCATAAATTTCGTGGAAACCCTCGTCGACAGGAATGGAGAAACTGCCTTTTTCCTCACCACCAAAGGTCCGTTGCACGATGACCAGGGAAATATAAACTCAACCTTCGGCGTCTCCCGTAATGTGACTGATCAGAAAAGATATGAAAAGCAAATTGAAACGCACAATGCCGAACTGGAACAACGGGTAAAAGAAAGAACGTGGAACCTTGAGCAGTCCAATAGGGAAATGGAAGCTTTCTGCCATGCCATTTCCCATGAATTGAGAGCTCCAATCGCCCGACTGGAAGGGTTCCACCAAGCTGTTTCCGAATGTATCGAGACCCGGGATTACCTGGACATTCCGTATTACATGGAGAGGCTTGGCTATTCCACACAGCAGTTGAAGGCTGCAGTCGATGCCTTATTGATGATGTACAGACTGACCAAAACTGAGATCTCCCTGGAAGCAGTGAATCTGGCCTATCTCTCCCAGCAGGTGATGATCGACCTGATGGAGGAGTACGGCAGCCGCACCATACACTTCGACAACAGGCCGGAAACCATCGTCCAGGGTGATAGGAAGCTGCTCACCCTCTGCATGCATAACCTTCTCGGCAATGCGCTTAAATATTCGTCGAAAAAACCTGAGTCGGTGATCAGCGTCGGACAGGAAAAAAGAGGGGGGGAGAATATCTACTTTGTCAGAGACAACGGGGCCGGGTTCGACATGGCCTATGCAAGCAACCTGTTCAAACCTTTTTCCCGTCTGCACCATCCCACCGAATTCGAGGGAACCGGAATCGGCCTTGCCACCGTGCAGCGAATCATTGAAAAACACCAGGGAAAGATCTGGGCAGAGTCCCGGCTTAATGAAGGCACCACCATTTTCTTTACCCTGGGAGTCTGA
- a CDS encoding tautomerase family protein, with product MPFIRIDIASKLSKEQKALLAEKITEAVGSVTQAPAHVTYVIINELEHEDIAVGGKLLTDRA from the coding sequence ATGCCGTTTATCAGAATAGATATAGCCTCAAAATTGTCCAAGGAGCAGAAGGCGCTATTGGCCGAAAAAATTACCGAAGCAGTCGGTTCGGTGACCCAGGCTCCAGCCCACGTTACCTATGTGATAATCAATGAGCTTGAGCATGAAGATATCGCCGTGGGGGGCAAGCTTCTGACGGACCGGGCTTAA
- a CDS encoding flavin reductase family protein encodes MKQSLGAKTLLFPTPVLMVGTYDHEGKPNIMNAAWGGICCSQPPCIAVSLRKATHTYAAIVERKAFTVGIVSENQVKQADYMGVVSGRDVDKFAVAGLTAVKSDLVDAPYAAEFPFVLECRLLHTLEIGLHTQFVGEIMDVKADADVLGADGLPDILKLKPLVYDTGHRGYYGIGSLLGQAFSIGRELVE; translated from the coding sequence ATGAAGCAATCTTTGGGGGCCAAGACCCTGCTATTTCCTACGCCGGTACTGATGGTAGGAACTTATGACCACGAAGGCAAGCCCAATATCATGAATGCAGCCTGGGGAGGTATCTGCTGTTCCCAGCCTCCCTGCATTGCTGTTTCCCTGCGCAAGGCGACACATACCTATGCCGCCATCGTGGAACGAAAGGCCTTTACTGTCGGCATAGTGTCGGAAAATCAGGTGAAACAAGCGGATTATATGGGCGTTGTCTCTGGGCGGGATGTGGACAAATTTGCGGTCGCCGGCCTGACCGCTGTGAAAAGCGATCTGGTTGACGCCCCCTATGCGGCAGAGTTTCCCTTTGTTCTGGAATGCCGCCTGCTGCATACTCTTGAGATTGGCTTGCACACCCAGTTCGTGGGAGAAATCATGGATGTAAAGGCAGATGCCGATGTGTTGGGTGCGGATGGTTTGCCGGACATATTAAAGCTGAAACCCCTGGTCTACGATACGGGTCATCGGGGCTACTACGGCATCGGATCGCTGCTCGGTCAGGCATTTTCCATTGGCAGGGAGCTGGTGGAATAA
- the hcp gene encoding hydroxylamine reductase, with amino-acid sequence MSEMFCYQCEQTANGGCSRVGVCGKQPDVAALQDQLVFAMKGIAFWADKARQKGIKDQEIDRFMLDGLFTTVTNVDFSAEEIAKLVRTAAQMRVKAQNIFEKANGGAYGGAVPAAAQAFNPGTTAELVTLGAQHGVKDDSIDPDVKSVQEIIIYGMKGYAAYAHHALVIGLENDEIYAYTHKALAATLDKSLGLMDFVGLAMECGRINLVTMELLNKANTDSFGHPVPTPVQLGTKAGKAILVSGHDLRMLEELLKQTVGTGVNVYTHGEMLPAHGYPGLKKYAHLAGNFGGAWQDQAKEFVNFPGAIIFNTNCIQRPADSYKDRLFTWGLVQWPDVKHLDGYDFSAVIRKAQELPGFEENPGKEILTGFGHNAVLGVADKVIDAVKAGQIRHFFLIGGCDGAKSGRNYYTEFAEKVPKDCVILTLACGKYRFNKLDFGDIGGIPRLLDIGQCNDAYSAIQIAVALAGAFNCGVNDLPLSMILSWYEQKAVAILLTLLHLGIKNIKLGPSLPAFITPNVLNFLVENFNIAPIGTAEGDLKQILG; translated from the coding sequence ATGTCAGAAATGTTTTGTTACCAGTGTGAACAGACCGCCAACGGCGGCTGCAGCAGGGTAGGCGTTTGTGGAAAACAGCCGGATGTGGCGGCCCTTCAGGACCAGCTCGTTTTTGCCATGAAAGGGATCGCCTTCTGGGCCGACAAGGCCCGGCAGAAAGGGATCAAAGATCAGGAGATCGACCGCTTCATGTTGGACGGCCTGTTTACCACCGTCACCAACGTGGATTTCAGCGCCGAAGAGATTGCCAAGCTGGTCCGCACCGCTGCCCAAATGCGCGTCAAGGCGCAAAATATTTTTGAAAAGGCCAATGGCGGTGCATATGGCGGCGCTGTACCGGCTGCAGCCCAGGCGTTCAATCCCGGCACGACTGCCGAACTTGTCACTCTTGGGGCGCAGCACGGAGTCAAGGATGACAGCATCGATCCCGATGTGAAATCGGTTCAGGAAATCATCATCTACGGCATGAAAGGCTATGCCGCCTATGCCCACCACGCCCTGGTCATCGGTCTGGAAAACGACGAGATTTACGCCTATACCCACAAGGCCCTTGCCGCCACCCTGGACAAGAGCCTCGGCCTCATGGATTTCGTCGGGCTGGCCATGGAATGCGGGCGAATCAACCTTGTAACCATGGAGCTGCTCAACAAAGCCAACACCGACAGCTTCGGTCATCCGGTTCCGACCCCGGTGCAGCTTGGGACCAAAGCGGGCAAGGCAATACTCGTTTCCGGACATGACCTGCGCATGCTTGAGGAGCTTTTGAAGCAGACCGTGGGTACAGGCGTCAACGTCTACACCCACGGCGAAATGCTCCCCGCCCACGGCTACCCGGGGCTGAAAAAGTACGCTCATCTGGCGGGCAATTTCGGCGGTGCATGGCAGGATCAGGCCAAGGAGTTTGTCAACTTCCCCGGCGCCATCATCTTCAATACCAACTGCATCCAGCGTCCCGCAGACAGCTATAAGGATCGGCTCTTCACCTGGGGACTGGTGCAATGGCCCGATGTGAAACATCTGGATGGCTATGATTTTTCTGCGGTAATCAGGAAGGCTCAGGAACTGCCGGGTTTTGAAGAGAACCCGGGCAAGGAGATCCTCACCGGCTTCGGCCACAATGCCGTCCTCGGTGTGGCAGACAAGGTCATCGATGCGGTCAAGGCCGGCCAGATCCGCCACTTCTTCCTCATCGGCGGCTGCGACGGCGCCAAATCCGGACGTAACTACTATACCGAATTTGCCGAGAAGGTGCCCAAGGACTGCGTCATCCTCACTTTGGCCTGCGGCAAGTACCGCTTCAACAAGCTGGATTTCGGCGACATCGGCGGCATACCGCGCCTTCTCGACATCGGCCAGTGCAATGACGCCTACTCGGCGATCCAGATTGCCGTGGCTTTAGCCGGTGCCTTCAATTGCGGCGTCAACGACCTGCCGCTGTCCATGATCCTCTCCTGGTACGAGCAGAAAGCTGTAGCAATTCTCCTCACCCTGCTCCACCTGGGTATCAAGAACATCAAGCTGGGACCGAGCCTTCCAGCTTTCATCACCCCGAACGTGCTCAACTTCCTGGTTGAGAACTTCAATATAGCCCCGATCGGCACAGCCGAAGGGGACTTGAAACAGATTCTCGGCTAA
- a CDS encoding GAF domain-containing protein, translating into MADTRVQIEHKRVEEELHEKTVILHNIYGNSPFLIGVIEVAKQVVLAIDVNNAAVRCFALECCNQPEPLLGMATDANAFWAAQCNHCLKEGLPVSFEYEHAVAGSKRPLSVVIASIGSADRDHPRFTFIAEDIAKRKRWKDEIFRSQARLSDILANISDGFLSVNYQWQITYANQRAALNSPYEQDELLGRNLWEVFPELINTRLETDYRKTMTQRVFRHTEVSWGPPNTWFDVRVFPNPEGISIYWADISERKMAEENLLRINEQLECRVAERTGELARMVSSLLEEVDERKKTEQQLLHLNRLYAVMSETTQTIVHTTHRDSLFQEICRIAIEHGGFKLAWIGLLDENGIIGPQAWSGFDQGFLDLIPVFSQEQPIEMPATCSAIRNEVLWICDDIAKEALQPWRNESAKRGFGSAAALPLKLNGNVIGAFTLYAEEPGYFNRQLICLLQQMAVNISFALENVDLACRRLETEHKLAQESDERLKTMEKLHQRERMLMEQNRHAAMGEMIGNIAHQWRQPLNSLALLLQRLPLFHTAGKLDTIFLEDNVNTGMSIVNHMSQTIDDFRNFFKPEKCRTTFKLAEVVAKTRSLVEASFNDLGITLEIRAEDDPLVNGYLNEYSQILLNILINARDAFLQRNDIAQPRIIIRLGMNGSRTVVTITDNAGGIPDDFLPKIFDPYFTTKGPDKGTGIGLHMAKTIIENNMKGMLTARNTGEGAEFRIEV; encoded by the coding sequence ATGGCCGATACCAGGGTGCAAATTGAGCATAAGCGGGTGGAAGAAGAACTGCATGAGAAAACAGTCATCCTGCACAACATCTATGGCAATTCCCCCTTCCTTATAGGAGTAATAGAAGTCGCGAAGCAGGTGGTCCTTGCCATAGATGTCAACAACGCAGCGGTCCGATGCTTTGCGCTCGAATGCTGCAATCAGCCTGAGCCACTCCTTGGCATGGCAACTGATGCCAATGCCTTCTGGGCTGCCCAGTGCAACCATTGCCTAAAGGAGGGTTTGCCAGTCAGTTTTGAGTACGAGCATGCGGTCGCGGGAAGCAAGCGCCCGCTTTCGGTCGTCATCGCCTCGATTGGTTCGGCCGATCGTGACCACCCAAGGTTCACCTTTATCGCTGAAGACATTGCCAAACGTAAACGGTGGAAAGACGAGATCTTCCGCTCCCAGGCCAGACTTTCAGACATCCTGGCAAATATCAGCGACGGCTTTCTGTCCGTCAATTATCAATGGCAGATCACCTATGCCAACCAGCGCGCCGCACTAAACAGCCCTTATGAACAGGATGAGCTTCTGGGTCGCAATCTATGGGAGGTTTTTCCCGAGCTGATCAACACCAGGCTGGAAACGGATTATCGCAAGACCATGACCCAGCGAGTATTCAGGCATACCGAGGTGTCATGGGGCCCACCGAACACCTGGTTCGATGTGAGAGTTTTCCCGAATCCAGAAGGCATTTCCATCTACTGGGCCGACATTTCCGAACGCAAGATGGCAGAGGAAAACCTGCTCAGGATCAATGAACAGCTGGAATGCCGCGTAGCTGAGCGTACCGGAGAGCTTGCCCGGATGGTGAGTTCCCTACTGGAAGAAGTTGATGAACGGAAAAAGACCGAGCAGCAGCTGTTGCATTTGAACCGCCTTTATGCAGTAATGAGTGAAACTACCCAGACCATTGTCCACACCACCCATCGTGATTCGCTGTTTCAGGAGATTTGCCGGATCGCAATTGAACATGGCGGTTTCAAGCTTGCCTGGATCGGGCTTCTGGATGAAAACGGCATTATCGGACCACAGGCATGGAGCGGATTTGACCAAGGTTTCCTGGACCTGATTCCTGTTTTTTCACAGGAACAACCGATTGAAATGCCTGCGACCTGTTCCGCCATAAGAAATGAGGTATTATGGATTTGCGACGACATTGCCAAAGAAGCTTTGCAGCCATGGCGCAATGAATCGGCAAAAAGGGGATTTGGTTCTGCAGCCGCCCTTCCTCTTAAACTGAATGGAAATGTCATCGGCGCTTTCACCCTCTATGCGGAGGAGCCGGGCTATTTCAACAGACAGCTGATCTGCTTGCTGCAGCAGATGGCAGTTAATATTTCATTTGCCCTGGAAAATGTGGATCTGGCCTGCCGCCGGCTGGAGACGGAACACAAACTTGCCCAGGAAAGCGATGAACGGCTGAAAACCATGGAAAAGCTTCACCAGAGGGAACGTATGCTCATGGAACAGAACCGGCATGCTGCCATGGGCGAAATGATCGGCAACATTGCCCATCAATGGCGCCAACCTCTCAACTCGCTGGCGCTCCTGCTCCAAAGGCTGCCGTTATTTCATACGGCGGGCAAACTGGATACCATATTCTTGGAAGATAATGTAAATACAGGTATGAGCATTGTCAATCATATGTCCCAGACCATCGACGACTTCAGAAATTTCTTCAAACCGGAAAAGTGCAGAACCACATTCAAACTGGCCGAAGTAGTGGCAAAAACCCGGTCGCTGGTTGAAGCCAGTTTCAACGACCTGGGGATAACCTTGGAGATAAGAGCAGAGGATGATCCACTGGTAAACGGATATCTTAACGAATACTCCCAGATCCTCCTCAACATACTGATCAATGCCAGGGATGCTTTTCTCCAACGCAACGATATTGCACAGCCTCGCATAATCATCAGACTTGGCATGAACGGCAGCAGAACGGTCGTGACAATTACCGATAACGCAGGAGGAATACCGGACGACTTCCTGCCGAAAATATTCGATCCTTATTTCACCACTAAAGGCCCAGACAAGGGTACGGGCATCGGACTCCATATGGCTAAAACAATTATCGAAAACAATATGAAAGGAATGCTGACAGCCCGCAACACCGGTGAAGGCGCAGAATTCAGAATTGAGGTATGA